A portion of the Paenibacillus hamazuiensis genome contains these proteins:
- the tyrS gene encoding tyrosine--tRNA ligase, whose amino-acid sequence MSEFAKLTEQQKQEIERQLEAIRRGAVEVVPDEALKEKLAASAVSGRPLRVKLGLDPSAPDIHIGHTVVLHKLRQFQELGHEVQLIIGDFTGRIGDPTGKSETRKQLSEEDVNRNAETYRKQLYKILDPQKTKFFFNSAWLGEMKFADVLQLAGKLTVARMLERDDFAKRYAGGRPIHIHEFFYPLMQGFDSVELESDIELGGTDQTFNILMGRTLQSAYDKKESQVAILMPLLEGLDGKQKMSKSLGNYIGIDEAPNEMFGKTMSIPDELMLKYYELTTPLSGEELLGLKTGLEDGTVHPRDAKIRLAKLYVSMYHGDEAAEEAEKYFIDVFQKRALPDEIEVFGLDKSELEEGGIPLVKLLVVSGLQASNGEARRSVAQGAVRLNERKMADPQERIAVQDGDVLQVGKRKFVRIQLR is encoded by the coding sequence ATGAGCGAATTTGCAAAGCTCACCGAGCAGCAGAAACAGGAGATCGAACGGCAGCTGGAGGCGATCCGCCGCGGCGCTGTAGAAGTTGTTCCCGACGAAGCGCTCAAGGAAAAGCTGGCCGCTTCCGCCGTCTCCGGCCGTCCTTTGCGGGTCAAGCTGGGGCTCGATCCGTCGGCGCCGGACATTCACATCGGGCATACGGTCGTTTTGCACAAGCTGAGACAGTTTCAGGAGCTGGGGCACGAGGTGCAGCTCATTATCGGCGATTTCACCGGTCGGATCGGCGATCCGACGGGAAAATCGGAAACGCGCAAGCAGTTGTCCGAGGAGGACGTGAACCGCAACGCGGAGACGTACCGGAAGCAGCTCTACAAAATACTCGATCCGCAAAAGACGAAGTTTTTCTTTAACTCCGCCTGGCTGGGTGAGATGAAGTTTGCGGATGTGCTGCAGCTCGCAGGGAAACTCACGGTGGCGAGGATGCTGGAACGGGACGATTTTGCCAAAAGATATGCCGGAGGCCGGCCCATCCATATTCACGAGTTCTTTTACCCGCTGATGCAGGGCTTCGATTCGGTCGAGCTGGAAAGCGACATCGAGCTTGGAGGTACGGACCAAACCTTTAACATCTTGATGGGCAGGACGCTGCAGAGCGCCTACGACAAGAAGGAGAGCCAAGTCGCCATTTTGATGCCGCTATTGGAGGGGCTGGACGGCAAGCAAAAAATGAGCAAAAGCTTGGGCAACTACATCGGCATCGATGAGGCGCCGAACGAAATGTTCGGGAAAACGATGTCCATTCCCGATGAGCTGATGCTGAAATATTACGAGCTGACGACACCTCTTTCGGGCGAGGAGCTGCTCGGGCTAAAGACGGGCTTGGAGGACGGTACGGTGCATCCGCGCGACGCCAAAATCCGCCTGGCCAAGCTTTATGTAAGCATGTATCACGGCGATGAGGCGGCGGAAGAGGCGGAAAAGTATTTTATCGACGTCTTTCAAAAACGCGCGCTTCCGGACGAAATCGAAGTATTCGGGCTCGACAAATCCGAGCTGGAGGAAGGCGGCATCCCGCTTGTCAAGCTTCTGGTTGTATCCGGACTGCAAGCGTCGAACGGAGAGGCGAGACGCAGCGTCGCGCAAGGCGCCGTGAGGCTGAATGAGCGCAAGATGGCGGATCCCCAGGAGCGGATTGCCGTTCAGGATGGCGACGTGCTGCAGGTTGGCAAGCGGAAGTTTGTGCGGATTCAATTGAGGTAG
- a CDS encoding aldo/keto reductase — protein sequence MKRKLGRSGIEVSALGVGCWAIGGPWHDAVSGQPYGWGKVDDNESVRALQCAIDNGITLIDTADNYGAGHSETVVGKAISGKRSKLVVATKFGYVTRAETKEAFGSNASKAYIKQACEASLRRLNTDYIDLYQLHLNDYPADLAEDVIQTLEELVAEGKIRRYGWSTDFPNRAELFAQAEHCAAIQHELNVFHDSPAILEICEAYGLASLNRCPLAMGLLTGKYTAATPITDPCDIRGRQNPDWLTYFHEGYPSQMLTAKLNDLRDVLTSGGRTLAQGALAWLWARSRAAIPIPGFRTVKQVMENVKAMEYGPLTAEQMLQITRILYEEQQV from the coding sequence ATGAAAAGAAAATTGGGAAGATCCGGCATCGAGGTCAGCGCGCTCGGCGTCGGATGCTGGGCGATCGGCGGGCCTTGGCACGATGCGGTGAGCGGTCAGCCGTACGGATGGGGAAAAGTCGACGACAACGAATCCGTTCGCGCTCTTCAATGCGCAATCGATAACGGCATCACATTGATCGACACCGCGGACAACTATGGCGCCGGGCACAGCGAGACCGTTGTCGGCAAGGCGATTTCCGGCAAGCGCAGCAAGCTCGTCGTTGCGACAAAATTCGGTTATGTCACGCGGGCGGAGACCAAGGAGGCATTCGGTTCGAACGCGTCCAAAGCCTATATCAAGCAAGCCTGCGAAGCCTCGTTAAGGCGGCTGAACACGGACTATATCGACTTGTACCAGCTTCATCTGAACGATTATCCGGCGGATTTGGCGGAGGATGTGATCCAGACGCTCGAAGAACTCGTCGCCGAGGGCAAAATCCGCCGTTACGGCTGGTCCACCGACTTCCCGAACCGCGCCGAGTTGTTCGCCCAGGCCGAGCATTGCGCAGCGATCCAACATGAGCTTAACGTGTTTCACGACAGTCCGGCGATTTTGGAAATATGCGAAGCCTACGGGCTGGCGAGCCTGAACCGCTGCCCGCTGGCGATGGGGCTGCTGACGGGCAAATATACAGCAGCAACGCCGATTACGGATCCCTGCGACATCCGAGGTCGACAAAACCCGGATTGGCTGACCTATTTTCACGAAGGATACCCGTCGCAAATGCTCACAGCCAAACTGAACGATCTGCGGGACGTGCTGACGTCCGGCGGCAGAACGCTTGCCCAAGGTGCACTAGCTTGGCTGTGGGCGAGAAGCAGAGCGGCGATCCCTATCCCGGGCTTCCGCACGGTGAAGCAGGTTATGGAAAACGTGAAAGCGATGGAGTACGGCCCTTTAACGGCCGAGCAGATGCTGCAGATCACGCGGATTTTATACGAGGAGCAGCAGGTCTAG
- a CDS encoding DUF402 domain-containing protein, whose translation MDTRITVQALKYGNRLHYEWNTKLLEATDSHIVVLGEYGRELHHHTKGKIFTTENWTIELFPFDLWFTVSADVRNGVLYQYYCNINEPAVLRGTNVSFVDLDLDLVYRNGEWKVVDEDEFAANAVKFGYPEELIRRAREELKNLQHRVNAGLYPFDGTLERFIRFVPAI comes from the coding sequence ATGGATACGCGAATAACCGTTCAAGCCCTGAAATACGGCAACCGGCTGCATTACGAGTGGAACACCAAACTGCTGGAGGCAACCGATTCGCACATCGTCGTTTTGGGGGAATACGGCAGGGAGCTGCATCATCACACGAAGGGGAAAATTTTTACGACGGAAAACTGGACGATTGAGCTTTTTCCGTTTGATTTGTGGTTTACCGTCAGCGCAGATGTGAGGAACGGCGTTCTTTATCAATATTACTGCAACATTAACGAGCCGGCCGTTTTGCGCGGAACGAACGTTTCTTTTGTCGATTTGGATCTTGATCTGGTTTATCGGAACGGGGAATGGAAGGTCGTCGACGAAGATGAATTTGCGGCGAATGCGGTCAAATTCGGGTACCCCGAGGAGTTGATCCGGCGGGCCCGGGAGGAGCTGAAGAACCTGCAGCACCGCGTGAATGCGGGGCTTTATCCGTTCGACGGGACTTTGGAGCGGTTTATCCGGTTTGTGCCGGCGATTTGA
- the ileS gene encoding isoleucine--tRNA ligase, whose translation MNQVDVKEKARARELRVLEQWRRDDTFRKSIELREGRPNFVFYEGPPTANGKPHIGHVLGRVIKDFICRYKTMSGYRVVRKAGWDTHGLPVELGVEKQLGISGKQQIEEYGVAEFVEKCRASVFEYEELWRELTEAIGYWTDMERPYVTLSNDYIESVWHILSEIHKKDLLYKGHRVTPYCPSCQTTLSSHEVAQGYEDVKDLSATVKFRSKSGEDIFLAWTTTPWTLPANVALAVNPDIDYVKVRHDGENYIVAQNLAERLFGEGCEIISAHKGREFVGTGYEPPFGYVRASKGHIVVDADYVSDASGTGIVHIAPAHGEDDYRTARQHGLDFVNVVDPAGRYMERITDFAGRFVKDCDVDIVKSLAERGLLFSKERYEHSYPFCWRCKSPLLYYAMESWFIRTTAVKEQLIRNNGKIDWYPSHLREGRFGKFLEELVDWNISRNRYWGTPLNVWTCGSCGSEFAPGSRAQLKERSVRPLPDSLELHKPYVDEVKLRCSCGGTMERTPEVIDVWFDSGSMPFAQYHYPFENKRLFEEQYPADIICEAIDQTRGWFYVLLAVSTLYNGKAPYKAVISTGHVLDENGQKMSKSKGNVIDPWDIIEEFGTDALRWALLSDSAPWNSKRFSKQIVAEAKSKVIDTLHNVHAFYALYASIDRYDPESSHAQPASRPSSRQDVPNELDRWILSRLNSTLLQMAKGLEANDFLNPAKHMETFVDELSNWYIRRSRDRFWGSGMTADKLSAYGTLREVLLTVARMMAPYAPFIAEEIYGNLGGEGSVHLTDYPQADPELIDESLEREMAAVRQLVELARSVRSEAGIKTRQPLSELIVSSDRSFDLGRYESIVKEEINVKAIRVEQGDSGIVRHLLKLNLKAAGKKYGPLVGPLQDNLKKLSASEAKRAIEDGFLNVSAGGETLRVALDELLVEKQAKEGYAAASGYGMTVALNTVLTGELVEEGFVREVVRAVQDFRKKLGLPIERRVHLVLDADPRLRLALERFRHVLWDNVLISEMEFADEPGMETVAIGDMELRLSIR comes from the coding sequence ATGAACCAAGTCGATGTGAAAGAAAAAGCGAGAGCGCGGGAGCTGCGCGTGCTGGAGCAGTGGAGGCGGGACGATACGTTCCGCAAATCGATTGAACTTCGGGAAGGACGGCCGAACTTCGTCTTTTACGAAGGGCCCCCGACCGCGAACGGCAAACCGCATATCGGGCATGTGCTGGGGCGCGTCATCAAAGATTTCATCTGCCGCTACAAAACGATGTCGGGCTACCGCGTCGTGCGCAAAGCCGGATGGGATACGCATGGCTTGCCGGTCGAACTGGGCGTGGAGAAGCAGCTCGGCATCTCCGGCAAGCAGCAAATCGAGGAGTACGGCGTCGCCGAGTTTGTGGAGAAATGCCGGGCCAGCGTGTTCGAATACGAGGAGCTGTGGCGCGAACTGACGGAGGCCATCGGTTACTGGACGGATATGGAGCGCCCGTATGTGACGCTGTCGAACGACTATATCGAAAGCGTATGGCACATTTTGTCCGAAATCCATAAGAAAGATTTGCTGTACAAAGGCCACCGCGTCACCCCGTATTGTCCGAGCTGTCAGACGACGCTCAGCTCCCACGAGGTGGCGCAAGGCTACGAGGATGTCAAGGATTTGAGCGCGACGGTGAAGTTCAGAAGCAAGTCCGGCGAAGACATCTTTCTCGCCTGGACGACAACGCCTTGGACGCTTCCGGCCAACGTGGCGCTGGCGGTGAACCCGGACATCGATTATGTCAAGGTACGGCATGACGGTGAAAATTACATTGTCGCGCAAAACTTGGCGGAGCGTCTGTTCGGAGAAGGCTGCGAGATCATATCCGCGCACAAGGGCCGCGAATTCGTGGGCACCGGCTATGAGCCGCCCTTCGGCTACGTCCGTGCGAGCAAAGGGCATATCGTCGTCGATGCCGATTACGTCAGCGATGCGAGCGGTACCGGCATTGTGCATATCGCCCCGGCCCACGGGGAGGACGACTACCGGACGGCGCGGCAGCACGGGCTCGATTTCGTCAACGTCGTGGACCCGGCGGGGCGTTATATGGAGCGGATCACCGATTTTGCCGGGCGCTTCGTCAAGGATTGCGACGTCGATATCGTGAAAAGCTTGGCCGAGCGCGGCCTGCTGTTTTCCAAGGAGCGCTACGAGCACAGCTATCCGTTCTGCTGGCGCTGCAAGTCGCCGCTGCTTTACTATGCGATGGAAAGCTGGTTCATCCGGACGACGGCGGTCAAGGAGCAGCTCATCCGGAACAACGGCAAGATCGATTGGTATCCTTCCCATCTGCGCGAAGGGAGGTTCGGCAAGTTTCTCGAGGAGCTCGTCGACTGGAACATCAGCCGCAACCGCTATTGGGGTACGCCGCTGAACGTATGGACATGCGGCAGCTGCGGAAGCGAATTTGCGCCGGGAAGCCGGGCGCAGCTCAAGGAAAGATCCGTGCGGCCGCTCCCGGACAGCCTGGAGCTGCACAAGCCGTATGTGGATGAAGTAAAGCTGCGCTGCTCGTGCGGAGGTACGATGGAAAGGACGCCGGAAGTGATCGACGTCTGGTTCGACAGCGGTTCGATGCCGTTTGCGCAGTACCATTATCCGTTCGAGAATAAGCGGCTGTTTGAGGAGCAATATCCCGCGGATATCATCTGCGAGGCCATCGACCAGACGCGCGGCTGGTTTTATGTGCTGCTGGCGGTGTCCACGCTGTACAACGGCAAAGCGCCATACAAGGCCGTCATTTCGACCGGACACGTGCTGGATGAGAACGGACAGAAGATGTCCAAGAGCAAGGGCAACGTTATCGATCCTTGGGACATCATCGAAGAGTTCGGTACGGACGCTCTCCGTTGGGCTTTATTGTCCGACAGCGCCCCGTGGAACAGCAAGCGGTTCTCCAAGCAGATCGTTGCCGAAGCCAAGTCGAAGGTGATCGATACGCTCCATAACGTCCATGCGTTTTATGCGCTTTATGCGTCGATCGACCGTTATGATCCGGAGAGCTCGCACGCACAGCCGGCATCGCGGCCGAGTTCCCGCCAAGACGTCCCGAACGAGCTGGACCGGTGGATTTTGTCGAGGCTGAACAGCACCTTGCTTCAAATGGCGAAGGGGCTGGAGGCAAACGATTTTCTGAATCCGGCGAAGCACATGGAAACGTTTGTCGACGAGCTGAGCAACTGGTATATCCGCCGCTCCAGAGACCGGTTCTGGGGCAGCGGCATGACGGCGGATAAGCTGTCGGCCTATGGGACGCTGCGCGAGGTGCTGCTCACGGTAGCCCGGATGATGGCGCCTTATGCTCCGTTCATCGCCGAGGAGATCTACGGCAATCTTGGCGGCGAAGGAAGCGTGCATTTGACGGACTATCCGCAGGCGGATCCGGAGCTCATCGATGAGTCGCTGGAGCGGGAGATGGCTGCGGTGCGGCAGCTTGTGGAGCTGGCGCGCAGCGTCCGCAGCGAAGCCGGCATCAAAACCCGGCAGCCGCTGTCGGAGCTGATCGTTTCGTCGGACAGAAGCTTTGACCTGGGCCGGTACGAAAGCATCGTCAAAGAGGAGATCAACGTCAAGGCGATCCGTGTGGAACAAGGCGACAGCGGCATCGTCAGGCACCTCCTGAAGCTAAACCTTAAGGCGGCGGGAAAAAAATACGGTCCCTTGGTCGGTCCTCTGCAGGATAATCTGAAGAAGCTGTCCGCTTCCGAAGCGAAAAGAGCCATCGAAGACGGCTTCCTGAACGTTAGCGCGGGCGGGGAGACGCTGCGAGTCGCACTCGACGAGCTGCTTGTGGAGAAGCAGGCGAAGGAAGGATACGCCGCCGCCTCCGGATACGGAATGACCGTCGCATTAAACACGGTGCTTACCGGGGAGCTCGTGGAGGAAGGTTTTGTCCGCGAAGTCGTAAGGGCCGTACAAGACTTTCGCAAGAAGCTGGGACTGCCGATCGAGCGGCGCGTACATCTAGTTTTGGATGCGGATCCGCGGCTGAGGCTAGCGCTTGAGCGTTTTCGCCATGTGCTGTGGGACAACGTGCTGATATCCGAGATGGAATTTGCCGATGAACCGGGAATGGAAACCGTTGCGATCGGAGACATGGAGCTGCGGCTGAGCATCAGGTGA
- a CDS encoding PLP-dependent aminotransferase family protein, protein MFGFQPDVSAGPITRQLCAHLRSMIEGGELPAGTRLPPTRTLARELRVARNVAIDVYEQLTAEGYLESRIGSGTYIAEGIQVRPRKNEPSSPIQPAAMPPAAKERGDIIDFNGGIPDLQLFPRKLWAKYLREAADYAPDDLLGYGDPVGELELRKALVRYLFRIKGIRCHPGQVIVVSGSSEGFLLIASALADRFQTAFIEDPTVDFVPDVFRRFGYAIRPVEVDGHGMDIGRIDPEGEGLIVLTPSHQYPTGSILSIQRRQMAVRLAEANGFYILEDDYDSEFRHKGVPVPPLQALSPNRVIYAGTFSKTLSPGLRLGFLVVPPQLIGEAVRAKTELNLHTSSIPQAALARFIENGHFDRHVHRMKAVYMKRRMKLEAELKRHFGSEAELRGDEAGMHAQVAFPEETHSRIHWADAERFGVRLSSLEDYAIVKGRNRHKVVLGYGRLSEEQIAEGVARLHRFVTDAIRVIRE, encoded by the coding sequence ATGTTCGGATTTCAGCCTGACGTCTCCGCCGGTCCTATCACGCGGCAGCTGTGCGCCCACCTGCGTTCCATGATCGAAGGCGGCGAGCTGCCGGCGGGGACGCGCCTGCCTCCGACGCGGACGTTGGCGCGGGAGCTGCGCGTGGCGCGGAACGTCGCCATCGACGTGTACGAGCAATTGACGGCCGAAGGCTACCTCGAGAGCCGGATTGGCTCTGGAACCTATATAGCCGAAGGCATACAAGTCCGTCCGCGCAAAAACGAGCCGTCATCCCCTATCCAGCCTGCTGCTATGCCGCCCGCCGCCAAGGAGCGCGGCGACATTATCGATTTCAATGGCGGCATTCCCGATTTGCAGCTGTTTCCGCGCAAGCTTTGGGCGAAATATTTGCGCGAAGCCGCGGACTACGCGCCGGACGATTTGCTCGGCTACGGCGATCCTGTCGGGGAGCTCGAGCTGAGAAAAGCTCTCGTTCGTTACTTGTTCCGGATCAAGGGCATCCGCTGCCATCCGGGCCAAGTGATTGTCGTTTCCGGATCGTCGGAAGGCTTTCTGCTCATCGCCTCTGCGCTCGCTGACCGGTTTCAAACTGCTTTCATCGAGGATCCCACGGTTGATTTCGTGCCCGATGTGTTTCGCCGCTTCGGGTATGCCATCCGCCCGGTAGAGGTTGACGGACACGGCATGGATATCGGCCGGATCGACCCGGAGGGGGAAGGTTTGATCGTGCTCACCCCTTCGCATCAGTATCCGACCGGCAGCATTCTTTCGATCCAGCGCCGGCAGATGGCCGTTCGCCTGGCCGAAGCGAACGGCTTCTATATTTTGGAAGACGATTACGACAGCGAATTCCGCCATAAAGGCGTCCCGGTGCCGCCGCTGCAGGCGTTGTCGCCTAACCGCGTCATTTATGCGGGCACATTCAGCAAAACGCTGTCGCCGGGTCTGCGCCTCGGCTTTCTCGTCGTGCCGCCGCAGCTGATCGGCGAGGCGGTGCGCGCGAAAACGGAGCTGAACCTGCACACCTCTTCGATTCCCCAGGCCGCGCTCGCCCGATTCATTGAAAACGGGCATTTCGACCGCCACGTTCACCGGATGAAAGCCGTATATATGAAACGGCGCATGAAGTTGGAGGCGGAACTGAAGCGGCATTTCGGAAGCGAGGCGGAGCTGCGCGGGGATGAAGCCGGCATGCACGCACAAGTCGCGTTTCCCGAGGAAACGCACAGCCGCATCCATTGGGCCGACGCCGAACGCTTCGGCGTACGGCTCAGTTCGCTTGAGGATTATGCGATCGTTAAAGGAAGGAACCGCC